From the Prunus dulcis chromosome 4, ALMONDv2, whole genome shotgun sequence genome, one window contains:
- the LOC117626597 gene encoding sphingosine kinase 1 isoform X1: MDRPESAQAVLSDRFLINGTVTPVTLFADGVLRWSERGQRSLIVEKEVLGFAAEGPKIRIRALVEDGDGICCVASRGAMVRKEFVFKPLSEDSHRLWCQKLREHIDSLGRPKRLFVFVNPFGGSKSASKIYAEHVKPLFQDANIQFTLQETQYQLHAKEVAKTLDLSKYDGIVCVSGDGILVEVVNGLLEREDWEAAIKMPLGVVPAGTGNGMAKSLLDSVGEPCTASNAILAIIRGNKRSLDVATIWQGKTKFFSVLMLAWGLVADVDIESEKYRWMGSARLDFYAVQRIVHLRQYNGSISFVPAPGFEIYGEPTSYNNISEPTNHHNKCGPSQEEPVNIPQHGYEGPDINLENMDWRTISGPFVSVWLHNVPWGSEDTKAAPDAKFSDGYLDVIIMRACPKLSLLSLMSGLSTGSHVNSPYVMYFKVKALILEPGPLTEDPTKGGIIDSDGEVLARGKGAYKCDQKTLMAYDKLQITVDQGLATLFSPV; the protein is encoded by the exons ATGGACCGACCCGAGTCCGCTCAAGCCGTACTCTCCGACCGGTTCCTCATAAACGGCACCGTCACTCCGGTGACTCTATTCGCCGATGGAGTTCTCCGGTGGTCGGAGAGAGGTCAACGGAGCTTGATCGTGGAGAAGGAGGTCCTCGGGTTCGCAGCGGAAGGTCCGAAGATCAGGATCAGAGCCTTAGTGGAAGACGGAGATGGAATCTGCTGCGTCGCGAGCAGAGGAGCTATGGTGAGGAAAGAATTCGTCTTCAAGCCTCTCTCTGAGGACTCGCATAGGCTCTGGTGCCAGAAGCTCCGCGAACACATTGATTCTCTGG GGCGGCCAAAGAGGCTCTTCGTTTTTGTGAATCCATTTGGTGGGAGCAAATCCGCTTCAAAAATATATGCTGAACACGTAAAACCTCTTTTCCAGGATGCTAATATCCAATTTACACTACAAG AAACTCAATATCAACTACATGCCAAGGAAGTTGCTAAAACACTAGATCTTTCAAAGTATGATGGCATTGTTTGTGTTAGTGGGGATGGAATCTTGGTTGAG GTAGTAAATGGACTCCTTGAGAGAGAGGATTGGGAAGCTGCAATAAAGATGCCTCTTGGAGTAGTTCCTGCAG GTACAGGAAATGGAATGGCAAAATCTCTTTTGGATTCTGTTGGTGAACCTTGTACAGCATCTAATGCTATTCTTGCCATTATTCGAG GGAATAAGCGTTCACTGGATGTAGCTACCATATGGCAGGGGAAGACCAAATTCTTCAGTGTATTGATGCTTGCATGGG GTTTAGTGGCAGATGTTGACATTGAGTCTGAGAAGTATAGGTGGATGGGAAGTGCTCGTCTAGATTTCTAT GCTGTTCAACGAATTGTGCATTTGAGGCAATATAATGGATCTATTTCCTTTGTGCCTGCACCTGGCTTTGAAATTTATGGGGAGCCTACTAGTTACAACAACATTAGTGAACCTACTAACCATCACAATAAATGTGGTCCAAGTCAAGAGGAGCCTGTTAACATTCCACAGCATGGCTATGAGGGACCTGATATTAACTTGGAGAACATGGACTGGAGAACTATTAGTGGGCCATTCGTTTCAGTCTGGCTTCACAATGTCCCTTGGGGAAGTGAAGACACAAAGGCAGCGCCTGATGCCAAG TTCTCAGATGGTTACCTAGATGTGATAATTATGAGAGCTTGCCCAAAACTATCCTTGCTCTCGTTGATGTCAGGGTTGAGCACAGGAAGTCATGTCAATTCACCATATGTCATGTACTTCAAG GTGAAAGCATTAATTTTGGAACCAGGTCCTCTCACTGAGGACCCCACAAAGGGAGGGATTATAGACTCAGATGGTGAGGTCCTGGCTAGGGGCAAAGGAGCATACAAATGTGACCAAAAGACACTGATGGCCTATGATAAACTCCAAATAACTGTGGATCAAGGTTTAGCTACTCTGTTTTCCCCGGTATAA
- the LOC117626597 gene encoding sphingosine kinase 2 isoform X2, translating into MLISNLHYKVVNGLLEREDWEAAIKMPLGVVPAGTGNGMAKSLLDSVGEPCTASNAILAIIRGNKRSLDVATIWQGKTKFFSVLMLAWGLVADVDIESEKYRWMGSARLDFYAVQRIVHLRQYNGSISFVPAPGFEIYGEPTSYNNISEPTNHHNKCGPSQEEPVNIPQHGYEGPDINLENMDWRTISGPFVSVWLHNVPWGSEDTKAAPDAKFSDGYLDVIIMRACPKLSLLSLMSGLSTGSHVNSPYVMYFKVKALILEPGPLTEDPTKGGIIDSDGEVLARGKGAYKCDQKTLMAYDKLQITVDQGLATLFSPV; encoded by the exons ATGCTAATATCCAATTTACACTACAAG GTAGTAAATGGACTCCTTGAGAGAGAGGATTGGGAAGCTGCAATAAAGATGCCTCTTGGAGTAGTTCCTGCAG GTACAGGAAATGGAATGGCAAAATCTCTTTTGGATTCTGTTGGTGAACCTTGTACAGCATCTAATGCTATTCTTGCCATTATTCGAG GGAATAAGCGTTCACTGGATGTAGCTACCATATGGCAGGGGAAGACCAAATTCTTCAGTGTATTGATGCTTGCATGGG GTTTAGTGGCAGATGTTGACATTGAGTCTGAGAAGTATAGGTGGATGGGAAGTGCTCGTCTAGATTTCTAT GCTGTTCAACGAATTGTGCATTTGAGGCAATATAATGGATCTATTTCCTTTGTGCCTGCACCTGGCTTTGAAATTTATGGGGAGCCTACTAGTTACAACAACATTAGTGAACCTACTAACCATCACAATAAATGTGGTCCAAGTCAAGAGGAGCCTGTTAACATTCCACAGCATGGCTATGAGGGACCTGATATTAACTTGGAGAACATGGACTGGAGAACTATTAGTGGGCCATTCGTTTCAGTCTGGCTTCACAATGTCCCTTGGGGAAGTGAAGACACAAAGGCAGCGCCTGATGCCAAG TTCTCAGATGGTTACCTAGATGTGATAATTATGAGAGCTTGCCCAAAACTATCCTTGCTCTCGTTGATGTCAGGGTTGAGCACAGGAAGTCATGTCAATTCACCATATGTCATGTACTTCAAG GTGAAAGCATTAATTTTGGAACCAGGTCCTCTCACTGAGGACCCCACAAAGGGAGGGATTATAGACTCAGATGGTGAGGTCCTGGCTAGGGGCAAAGGAGCATACAAATGTGACCAAAAGACACTGATGGCCTATGATAAACTCCAAATAACTGTGGATCAAGGTTTAGCTACTCTGTTTTCCCCGGTATAA
- the LOC117626597 gene encoding sphingosine kinase 2 isoform X3 — MPLGVVPAGTGNGMAKSLLDSVGEPCTASNAILAIIRGNKRSLDVATIWQGKTKFFSVLMLAWGLVADVDIESEKYRWMGSARLDFYAVQRIVHLRQYNGSISFVPAPGFEIYGEPTSYNNISEPTNHHNKCGPSQEEPVNIPQHGYEGPDINLENMDWRTISGPFVSVWLHNVPWGSEDTKAAPDAKFSDGYLDVIIMRACPKLSLLSLMSGLSTGSHVNSPYVMYFKVKALILEPGPLTEDPTKGGIIDSDGEVLARGKGAYKCDQKTLMAYDKLQITVDQGLATLFSPV, encoded by the exons ATGCCTCTTGGAGTAGTTCCTGCAG GTACAGGAAATGGAATGGCAAAATCTCTTTTGGATTCTGTTGGTGAACCTTGTACAGCATCTAATGCTATTCTTGCCATTATTCGAG GGAATAAGCGTTCACTGGATGTAGCTACCATATGGCAGGGGAAGACCAAATTCTTCAGTGTATTGATGCTTGCATGGG GTTTAGTGGCAGATGTTGACATTGAGTCTGAGAAGTATAGGTGGATGGGAAGTGCTCGTCTAGATTTCTAT GCTGTTCAACGAATTGTGCATTTGAGGCAATATAATGGATCTATTTCCTTTGTGCCTGCACCTGGCTTTGAAATTTATGGGGAGCCTACTAGTTACAACAACATTAGTGAACCTACTAACCATCACAATAAATGTGGTCCAAGTCAAGAGGAGCCTGTTAACATTCCACAGCATGGCTATGAGGGACCTGATATTAACTTGGAGAACATGGACTGGAGAACTATTAGTGGGCCATTCGTTTCAGTCTGGCTTCACAATGTCCCTTGGGGAAGTGAAGACACAAAGGCAGCGCCTGATGCCAAG TTCTCAGATGGTTACCTAGATGTGATAATTATGAGAGCTTGCCCAAAACTATCCTTGCTCTCGTTGATGTCAGGGTTGAGCACAGGAAGTCATGTCAATTCACCATATGTCATGTACTTCAAG GTGAAAGCATTAATTTTGGAACCAGGTCCTCTCACTGAGGACCCCACAAAGGGAGGGATTATAGACTCAGATGGTGAGGTCCTGGCTAGGGGCAAAGGAGCATACAAATGTGACCAAAAGACACTGATGGCCTATGATAAACTCCAAATAACTGTGGATCAAGGTTTAGCTACTCTGTTTTCCCCGGTATAA